A single region of the Salvia miltiorrhiza cultivar Shanhuang (shh) chromosome 8, IMPLAD_Smil_shh, whole genome shotgun sequence genome encodes:
- the LOC130997647 gene encoding thylakoid membrane protein TERC, chloroplastic gives MKLASTMHTNSIQVHFNFDFNLLKSSSANCPKNVASRFILRRSRPLFSAGCGCGRKYYHSTPAISQGLLSSRAPRRTLGANKYSTVTCARKTEHEEQASTSRNDIAHEVSRYQSSNGVGDHVDSCDDVSHTDAEETTSRTDYASSLRTVGLCVFSAVVFGVGVGFKDGVGKASEFFAGYLLEQSLSVDNLFVFVLIFKYFRVPINYQNRVLSYGIAGAVIFRLSLILLGTATLQRFEAVNLFLAAILLYSSFKLFGEDAEDSDLSDNFIVKTCKKFIPVTSDYDGNRFFTIQDGIWKATPLLLTVAVIELSDIAFAVDSIPAVFGVTRDPFIVFSSNFFAILGLRSYYKLISEGMADLEYLQPAIGVVLGFIGCKMILEFFGLHISTEVSLGLVATSLTSGVLLSLLKKSDSKTTD, from the exons ATGAAATTGGCTTCCACAATGCACACCAATTCAATCCAAGTCCATTTCAATTTCGATTTCAATCTGCTTAAATCTTCCTCAGCCAATTGCCCTAAGAACGTCGCCAGTAGATTTATTCTTCGCCGCTCTCGCCCCCTTTTCTCAG CTGGATGTGGTTGTGGTAGAAAGTACTACCATTCAACACCAGCGATCTCACAAGGTCTACTGAGCAGCAGGGCCCCAAGAAGAACACTTGGTGCGAATAAATATTCGACAGTTACTTGTGCAAGGAAGACCGAGCACGAGGAGCAAGCGTCTACTTCGCGAAATGATATAG CACATGAAGTATCTAGATATCAGTCATCCAATGGCGTCGGTGACCATGTGGACTCATGTGATGATGTCTCCCACACTGATGCTGAAGAAACAACTTCGAGGACTGATTATGCTTCGTCTCTAAGAACTGTGGGCTTGTGT GTATTCTCGGCTGTGGTATTTGGTGTTGGTGTCGGTTTCAAAGATGGAGTTGGAAAGGCATCTGAGTTTTTTGCTGG GTATCTGCTGGAGCAGAGTTTGTCTGTGGACAATCTGTTTGTATTTGTCCTAATATTCAAGTATTTCAGAGTGCCGATCAATTATCAG AACCGCGTACTATCTTATGGTATTGCTGGTGCAGTAATCTTCCGATTGTCATTGATACTTCTCGGGACAGCAACACTTCAG AGATTTGAAGCGGTTAATCTATTTCTGGCAGCAATACTCCTGTACTCCTCATTCAAG CTATTTGGCGAGGATGCTGAAGATAGTGATCTTTCAGATAATTTCATTGTGAAGACATGCAAGAAGTTCATCCCTGTAACTT CTGACTATGATGGAAATCGGTTTTTTACTATCCAGGATGGTATCTGGAAA GCTACACCTTTGCTTCTGACAGTCGCAGTTATTGAACTCAGCGACATTGCATTTGCT GTGGACTCTATACCAGCAGTTTTTGGTGTCACACGCGACCCCTTCATAGTTTTTTCATCTAATTTCTTTGCCATTTTAG GTTTAAGGTCCTATTACAAACTCATCTCTGAAGGCATGGCAGATTTGGAGTATTTGCAG CCTGCTATCGGGGTGGTCCTAGGATTCATCGGGTGTAAAATGATACTAGAATTCTTCG GTTTGCATATATCTACTGAGGTTTCCCTTGGACTGGTGGCCACATCTCTCACGAGCGGCGTCTTGCTGAGCTTACTGAAGAAGTCAGACTCGAAAACAACAGACTGA
- the LOC130997665 gene encoding LOW QUALITY PROTEIN: glutathione S-transferase L3-like (The sequence of the model RefSeq protein was modified relative to this genomic sequence to represent the inferred CDS: inserted 2 bases in 1 codon) — protein sequence MAATYVEEVLPPVLDSTSEPPPLFDGTTRLYVNYQCPFAQRVWIVRNYKGLQDEIKLVPIDLQNRPAWYKEKVYPQNKVPSLEHNGKIIGESLDLVKYIDTNFKGPSLLPDDPAKKKFAEELIAYXQDTFINNVFASFRGDPAKQAGSEFDYLETALHKFEEDGPFFLGQFSQVDVVYVPFVERIQPFLYEVWKYDITSGRPKLAKWIEEINKIDAYKPTKADPQLIVQKYKSMFLGQK from the exons ATGGCTGCGAc TTATGTTGAAGAAGTGCTTCCTCCGGTGTTGGATTCTACTTCAGAACCTCCTCCTCTCTTTGATGGAACTACTAG GCTGTATGTCAATTACCAGTGCCCATTTGCGCAGCGTGTATGGATCGTCAGGAACTATAAG GGCTTACAGGACGAGATAAAACTGGTCCCAATTGACCTTCAAAACAGGCCTGCTTGGTACAAGGAGAAAGTATATCCCCAAAATAAG GTGCCTTCGTTGGAGCACAATGGCAAAATTATTGGGGAGAGTCTGGATTtggtaaaatatatagataccAACTTCAAAGGACCATCTCTATTACCTGAT GATCCAGCTAAGAAGAAATTTGCTGAGGAGTTGATTGCCTA GCAGGATAcatttataaataatgtatTTGCGTCATTCAGAGGAGACCCTGCGAAGCAAGCAG GTTCTGAATTTGATTACTTGGAAACTGCACTCCATAAGTTTGAGGAGGATGGACCTTTCTTCCTCGGTCAGTTTAGCCAA GTAGATGTTGTCTATGTTCCATTTGTTGAGAGAATTCAGCCCTTTCTCTACGAAGTGTGGAAATATGATATTACATCAGGGAGGCCAAAATTAGCCAAATGGATTGAG GAAATAAATAAGATTGATGCTTACAAGCCAACGAAAGCTGATCCTCAGCTTATTGTGCAAAAATATAAAAGCATGTTTCTG GGTCAAAAGTGA